A region of uncultured Desulfobacter sp. DNA encodes the following proteins:
- a CDS encoding FeoA family protein, protein MTLNELKPGNSGIIKKLSIRDKLGQRLIDMGIYPGLTLNVVRNAPLEDPMEVEIDGYFISLRHDEARFIEVEGK, encoded by the coding sequence ATGACTCTGAATGAACTCAAACCCGGTAACAGCGGAATAATCAAAAAGCTATCCATCAGGGACAAGCTTGGCCAAAGGCTGATAGATATGGGTATTTATCCGGGTCTTACCCTGAACGTAGTACGTAACGCCCCCCTTGAAGATCCCATGGAGGTGGAGATTGATGGGTACTTCATCAGCCTGCGGCATGATGAAGCCAGGTTTATTGAGGTGGAAGGCAAATGA
- the feoB gene encoding ferrous iron transport protein B, with protein sequence MNNRLLVALAGQPNCGKSTVFNALTGAKQHVANYPGVTVDKMSGWYKHGDIRVDVVDLPGTYSLTFYSPEERVSRDFILNDKPDVVVNVMDASNITRCLYLTFQLMEMEIPLVLDLNMMDVAKNRSVTINVEELARTLGVPVVATAMKQGRGKQELFDAIARTGHNKLCHAPFKVDYGPMEAYIRNISEMIREDSGNLGTYPARWLAIKLMEADEEVQKLIRENADQGIVILDRVESFKNQYEADHDQGTELAVAQARYAAAHKVTSGCLTLPAEKKKPLSDRIDSVVCHKFMGPLVLVAVIWLLYYLSIVQGYNLTNYTWPLLAKLRGFVAAIIPAPGFIDVPLVSAFALWLMDSVNALLNYIPIFFILFGLIAIMEDSGYMPRMAFIMDRLFSRYGLHGQSTLPMVLGGIYVGGCAVPGVMSCKGIPDERSRLTTILIIPILNCLAKVPLYVLLINIYFAAHKGLAMFYISTISLLMVLPVSKLLTTTVLKDKPTSPFVMEMPPYHLPTIRGVMGRALERVWMFIKKITSIVVALAVVIFILLQFPGVSPERRAQFEAQKDQAIAKFASNIAQTPYAEVLAGDKLMEMVLYWEDYKDKKMLAKGSQATDALNDEYRKINPQFFLIAQPGEDKVAKKVNRAFKTLFKTRKGLLREMRKERIDTSFLGKMGRAIEPVTQFAGFNWRVNVALLSAFAAKESSVATLGALYEQDDAGGDGSLESRMARSEEGFTPLHALALMMFMVLYPPCLATSIAVKLQSGSVKWMLFGMFYPMVLGISVATFIFTGGTLLGLNGLQAMGVFYGIALGTTIATGFIKTKSEFDYARQARA encoded by the coding sequence ATGAACAACCGACTGTTAGTGGCCCTGGCCGGCCAGCCCAATTGCGGAAAATCAACGGTTTTTAATGCCCTGACCGGTGCAAAGCAGCATGTGGCCAATTATCCGGGTGTCACTGTGGACAAAATGTCCGGTTGGTATAAACACGGGGACATCCGGGTGGATGTGGTCGATCTTCCCGGCACATACTCTTTGACCTTCTATTCCCCGGAAGAACGGGTATCCAGGGACTTCATCCTCAATGACAAACCCGATGTCGTGGTCAATGTCATGGACGCCTCAAACATAACGCGCTGTCTTTATCTGACATTTCAGCTCATGGAGATGGAAATCCCCCTGGTGCTTGACCTGAACATGATGGATGTGGCTAAAAACAGAAGCGTCACCATCAACGTGGAAGAACTGGCCCGGACTTTAGGCGTGCCTGTGGTGGCCACAGCCATGAAACAGGGCCGGGGAAAACAAGAACTGTTTGACGCCATTGCCCGTACGGGACACAACAAGTTGTGCCACGCCCCGTTCAAGGTGGATTACGGCCCCATGGAGGCCTACATCAGAAATATCAGCGAAATGATCCGTGAGGATTCAGGCAACCTTGGGACCTATCCGGCTCGCTGGCTGGCCATCAAGCTCATGGAGGCAGATGAAGAGGTTCAAAAACTGATCAGGGAAAATGCCGACCAGGGCATAGTTATCCTGGATCGGGTGGAAAGCTTTAAAAATCAGTATGAAGCCGACCACGACCAGGGCACCGAACTTGCCGTGGCCCAGGCCAGATATGCGGCAGCCCACAAAGTGACTTCCGGCTGCCTGACGCTTCCGGCTGAAAAGAAAAAACCCCTGTCTGACCGGATTGATTCCGTTGTCTGCCATAAATTTATGGGACCGCTGGTTCTGGTGGCTGTTATCTGGCTGCTCTATTATCTGTCCATTGTCCAGGGATACAACCTGACCAACTACACCTGGCCCCTTCTGGCCAAACTGCGAGGTTTTGTGGCTGCCATTATTCCGGCCCCCGGCTTCATCGACGTGCCCCTGGTCTCGGCTTTTGCCTTATGGTTGATGGATTCGGTGAATGCACTGCTCAATTACATCCCCATCTTCTTTATTCTTTTCGGGCTCATCGCCATCATGGAAGACAGCGGCTATATGCCGCGAATGGCATTTATCATGGACCGGCTTTTCAGCCGGTATGGCCTTCACGGACAATCCACCCTGCCCATGGTGCTTGGGGGCATTTATGTGGGCGGATGTGCCGTTCCCGGTGTCATGTCCTGCAAGGGTATTCCGGATGAACGGTCCAGACTGACCACTATCCTGATCATTCCCATACTCAACTGCCTGGCCAAGGTCCCCCTTTATGTGCTGCTGATCAATATTTACTTTGCCGCCCATAAGGGACTGGCCATGTTTTATATCTCCACCATCAGCCTTTTAATGGTTCTGCCCGTCTCCAAACTGCTGACCACCACGGTGCTCAAGGACAAACCCACCTCTCCCTTTGTCATGGAGATGCCCCCCTATCATCTGCCAACGATCAGGGGCGTTATGGGCCGGGCCCTGGAACGGGTGTGGATGTTCATCAAAAAAATCACCTCCATTGTGGTGGCGCTGGCCGTGGTCATCTTTATCCTTCTTCAGTTCCCCGGCGTTTCACCTGAACGCAGGGCTCAATTTGAAGCCCAGAAGGATCAGGCCATTGCCAAATTTGCAAGCAACATTGCCCAGACCCCCTATGCCGAAGTACTGGCAGGGGACAAACTCATGGAGATGGTGCTGTACTGGGAAGACTACAAGGATAAAAAGATGCTGGCAAAGGGCTCCCAAGCCACAGATGCCCTGAATGACGAATACCGGAAGATAAATCCCCAATTTTTCCTCATTGCCCAGCCGGGCGAAGATAAAGTGGCCAAAAAGGTAAACAGAGCCTTTAAAACCCTGTTTAAAACCCGGAAAGGATTGCTGCGTGAAATGCGCAAGGAAAGAATTGATACAAGCTTTCTGGGTAAAATGGGACGAGCGATAGAACCTGTCACCCAGTTTGCGGGATTTAACTGGCGGGTCAATGTGGCGCTTTTGTCCGCCTTTGCCGCCAAGGAGAGTTCCGTGGCCACCCTGGGAGCCTTGTATGAACAGGACGATGCCGGCGGAGACGGTTCCCTGGAATCACGCATGGCCAGAAGCGAAGAAGGATTTACCCCTCTTCATGCCCTGGCTCTGATGATGTTCATGGTGCTTTACCCGCCGTGTCTGGCCACCTCCATTGCCGTTAAACTCCAGTCCGGATCTGTCAAGTGGATGCTGTTCGGCATGTTTTATCCCATGGTGCTGGGTATCAGCGTGGCCACCTTTATATTCACCGGCGGCACACTTCTGGGACTGAACGGGCTTCAGGCCATGGGTGTCTTTTACGGCATCGCCCTGGGCACAACCATTGCCACAGGCTTTATAAAAACAAAATCAGAATTTGACTATGCCCGGCAGGCCCGTGCCTGA
- a CDS encoding DUF5320 domain-containing protein, whose amino-acid sequence MPGFNQRGPQGLGPMTGRGQGVCTNRNMAGTGYGGRGCGRGFGGGNRGMGRGFGSAAAPMSNAVTETSLQDRARLLEEELNAIKAQLNTMSEDK is encoded by the coding sequence ATGCCAGGATTTAATCAAAGAGGACCACAGGGTTTAGGACCTATGACCGGCAGAGGCCAGGGTGTTTGCACAAATCGTAATATGGCCGGAACAGGTTATGGCGGCCGGGGATGCGGCCGGGGTTTTGGCGGTGGAAACCGGGGTATGGGGCGCGGATTTGGCTCCGCTGCAGCCCCCATGTCTAACGCCGTAACTGAAACTTCGCTTCAGGACAGGGCCAGGCTTCTGGAAGAGGAACTCAACGCCATTAAGGCACAGCTGAATACCATGTCGGAAGACAAGTAA